One Halarcobacter ebronensis genomic window carries:
- a CDS encoding potassium channel family protein translates to MKKNIIIYGYTVLGSKIASILNQKGYFITIVSFEEEEIKRATKDGFVVQESTLLNDDELIQIGVADGSVDSIFCVSDCNKKNLFVTLSARSLDKKLKIISVSKTKSEAKKLQIAGATKVLNPNELGALRIYRYMSKPLMLNVLDQILFSSLDLNISEIYVTKESKLNKIYFKDLTLHKKFNILILGIMDKELGENFIFNTKGINHKIDEGDVLVVLGKSADLKVYKEYLEGVTHDAV, encoded by the coding sequence ATGAAAAAAAATATAATTATTTATGGATATACTGTTTTAGGTTCAAAAATTGCTTCAATTCTTAATCAAAAAGGCTACTTCATAACAATTGTAAGTTTTGAAGAAGAGGAGATAAAAAGAGCTACAAAAGATGGTTTTGTTGTTCAAGAATCAACTTTACTAAATGATGATGAACTTATACAAATAGGAGTTGCAGATGGTAGTGTTGACTCTATTTTTTGTGTAAGTGATTGTAATAAAAAGAATCTTTTTGTTACTCTCTCAGCAAGAAGTTTAGATAAAAAATTAAAAATTATATCTGTATCAAAAACAAAATCAGAGGCAAAAAAACTTCAAATAGCAGGAGCAACTAAGGTTTTAAATCCAAATGAATTAGGAGCTCTTAGAATCTATAGATATATGAGTAAACCTCTTATGCTAAATGTTTTGGATCAAATACTTTTTAGTAGTTTGGACTTAAATATATCAGAAATTTATGTAACAAAGGAGTCAAAGTTAAACAAAATATATTTTAAAGATTTAACTCTACATAAAAAGTTCAATATTCTAATTTTAGGAATTATGGATAAAGAGTTAGGAGAAAACTTTATCTTTAATACAAAAGGGATAAACCATAAAATTGATGAAGGAGATGTTTTGGTTGTGTTAGGCAAAAGTGCAGATTTAAAAGTCTATAAAGAGTATTTAGAAGGAGTAACTCATGATGCAGTTTAA
- a CDS encoding NAD-binding protein: MKNSIVSLSYYLESSKNYTNFKVFTRNILENNSYKYKKYFDFCMIFLVLSTIGILIYEVNHKKIHILDLYEYVAIGIFAFEWLGRLWVYSDIRKRVISDYEQALFLSKKYSVLRSLKKAFKEKIDFIISPMSIIDLLAILPAYRPLRVLRIFLLFRLFKILRYTNSLKEFLNIFVERKFELYTLAILTGIVIFFGSTIIFVYEGPEGVNDKINHYFDAVYWALITISTVGYGDIVPITPEGKFVTLILVINGFLVIAFSTSIVTTALAERMENIKRTRVENEVQKLNKFVVICGYDIMAKNLIEELLKLKKKILVVDMDEEKILKAKDKNVLAIKGDATNMSFLEKIGIGKSATTIIALSEDDATNLSIVLGARALDKKIRIITLVNEQEVESKLKLAGADFIINSNQITAYVAGEFIGQPVAFEALDGMLLNENISAFIDEIEIIETMNIIGHDINSINFEEYNLTLIGVIDSANNHEFVFNPVNIEYILKQKDILIVIGFEESLKELKSELLRVESRN, from the coding sequence ATGAAAAACAGTATAGTTAGTCTCTCTTACTATCTTGAATCGTCAAAAAATTATACAAATTTTAAAGTTTTTACAAGAAATATATTAGAAAACAATAGTTACAAATATAAAAAATACTTTGACTTTTGTATGATTTTTTTAGTTCTAAGTACCATTGGAATCTTGATTTATGAAGTAAACCATAAAAAAATCCATATATTAGACCTATATGAGTATGTAGCCATTGGAATCTTTGCCTTTGAGTGGTTAGGTAGACTTTGGGTCTATAGTGATATTAGAAAAAGGGTTATAAGTGATTATGAACAAGCCTTGTTTCTATCAAAAAAATATAGTGTTTTAAGATCACTTAAAAAAGCTTTTAAAGAGAAAATAGATTTTATTATCTCTCCCATGTCAATCATTGATTTACTTGCTATCCTTCCTGCATATAGACCACTTAGAGTTCTTAGAATATTCTTACTTTTTAGACTTTTTAAAATACTTAGATATACAAACTCTCTAAAAGAGTTTTTAAATATATTTGTTGAAAGAAAGTTTGAGTTATATACCCTTGCAATCCTAACTGGTATTGTAATCTTTTTTGGATCTACAATTATTTTTGTTTATGAAGGGCCAGAAGGGGTAAATGATAAAATAAATCACTATTTTGATGCAGTATATTGGGCACTTATAACTATTTCAACAGTAGGATATGGGGATATTGTTCCAATCACTCCTGAAGGGAAGTTTGTTACTCTTATTTTAGTTATTAATGGATTTTTAGTAATTGCTTTTAGTACCTCTATTGTTACAACAGCCTTAGCAGAAAGAATGGAAAATATCAAACGAACAAGGGTTGAAAATGAGGTTCAAAAACTAAATAAATTTGTTGTAATTTGTGGTTATGACATAATGGCAAAAAACCTTATAGAGGAACTCTTAAAACTAAAAAAGAAGATTTTAGTTGTAGATATGGATGAAGAAAAAATATTAAAAGCAAAAGATAAAAATGTTTTAGCAATCAAAGGTGATGCAACAAATATGAGTTTTCTTGAAAAAATAGGAATAGGTAAAAGTGCTACAACTATTATTGCTCTAAGTGAAGATGATGCAACAAATCTCTCTATTGTACTTGGTGCTAGAGCATTAGACAAAAAAATAAGAATAATTACATTGGTAAATGAACAAGAAGTTGAAAGTAAATTAAAACTTGCTGGAGCAGATTTTATAATAAACTCAAATCAAATCACAGCTTATGTGGCAGGGGAGTTTATTGGACAGCCAGTTGCTTTTGAAGCCCTGGATGGTATGCTTTTAAATGAAAATATTTCTGCTTTTATTGATGAAATTGAAATTATTGAGACTATGAATATTATTGGTCATGATATAAATAGTATAAATTTCGAAGAGTATAATCTAACACTAATTGGTGTAATTGATAGTGCAAATAATCATGAATTTGTTTTTAACCCTGTAAATATAGAGTATATTTTAAAACAAAAAGATATTTTGATTGTAATAGGTTTTGAAGAGTCTTTAAAAGAGTTAAAATCTGAACTTTTAAGAGTTGAATCGAGAAACTAA
- a CDS encoding DUF1538 family protein: protein MMQFNFFLKLLKDSFRDLIPIIVVILFFQLAIIQAVPEGWLSTTIGLCIVGVGLAIFLQGLEIGIFPVGESLARDFAKQGSMTWVLIFGFLIGFGTTIAEPALVVIADKAASISSGRIDSTFLRLVVAGSVGFAILLGVYRIYKGHAIHYYIIIGYLFVVGITFFAPKEIIGLAYDLGGVTTSTVTVPLVAALGIGLASNIKGRNPVIDGFGLIAFASLTPMIFVQIYGIAVYNLVDAKEIASVIVNAKVSVPTDITIHSVVRGIGSVIKDVSPILVIILFFQYGVIKKRIDNLKTVFLGFFLVIVGLYAFILGLEMGLFSLGETMAYQLTKSDSITMIYAFAFAIGFSTTMAEPALMAIAKKAKEISDGKINDFALRIFVAFGVAIGIALGAFRIVDGGHIHYYIIFGYIVVILLTWISPKYIIPIAYDSGGVTTSTVTVPLVAALGIGLATNIEGRSPLIDGFGLIAFASLFPMITVMLYGIVTEKLGVKSNAEIEASNILRDALIDAENMDLSTVNIDGSDRRHSLPMDFSAVVILVPEDKKIDAIQAANKAGAPGVTVLRAEGIGLGQMDNFYRSSFEANSVMLLFLLPQSLVNPVIKSIIHSLHITTTGKGIAFAFPLSHMKGISLSRHDIFVNRKDHKNPENDTEKLIKEEEEKLTSKIVEPVLNEEHL from the coding sequence ATGATGCAGTTTAACTTTTTTCTTAAACTTTTAAAAGACTCATTTAGGGATTTAATCCCAATAATAGTAGTTATTTTATTTTTCCAATTGGCAATTATTCAAGCTGTTCCAGAAGGGTGGCTTTCAACAACAATAGGGCTGTGTATTGTTGGTGTTGGTCTTGCTATTTTTTTACAAGGTTTAGAAATTGGTATTTTCCCTGTTGGAGAGAGTTTAGCTAGAGATTTTGCTAAACAAGGCTCAATGACATGGGTTCTGATATTTGGATTTCTTATTGGTTTTGGTACAACAATTGCAGAACCAGCGTTAGTTGTTATTGCTGATAAAGCTGCTTCAATATCAAGTGGAAGAATTGATTCCACTTTTTTAAGATTAGTTGTTGCTGGTTCTGTAGGTTTTGCAATTCTTTTAGGAGTTTATAGAATCTATAAAGGGCATGCAATTCATTATTATATTATTATAGGATATCTTTTTGTTGTTGGTATAACTTTTTTTGCTCCAAAAGAGATAATTGGACTTGCTTATGATTTAGGTGGAGTTACAACTTCAACTGTTACAGTTCCACTTGTAGCAGCACTTGGTATTGGTCTTGCCTCAAATATAAAAGGTAGAAATCCTGTAATTGACGGATTTGGTCTTATCGCTTTTGCCTCTTTAACTCCAATGATTTTTGTTCAAATCTATGGAATAGCTGTTTACAATCTTGTGGATGCAAAAGAGATTGCATCGGTTATTGTAAATGCAAAAGTTTCTGTTCCAACAGATATAACAATCCACTCTGTTGTTAGAGGCATTGGTTCAGTTATCAAAGATGTATCACCCATCTTAGTAATTATTCTTTTCTTTCAATATGGAGTTATCAAAAAAAGAATAGATAATCTAAAAACAGTATTTTTAGGTTTTTTTCTTGTAATAGTTGGTCTTTATGCTTTTATTCTTGGTTTAGAGATGGGGTTATTCTCTCTTGGAGAGACAATGGCTTATCAACTTACAAAATCAGATTCAATAACTATGATATATGCTTTTGCTTTTGCAATTGGATTTTCTACAACTATGGCTGAACCAGCTCTTATGGCAATTGCAAAAAAAGCAAAAGAGATTAGTGATGGGAAAATTAATGATTTTGCACTAAGGATTTTTGTTGCTTTTGGTGTTGCCATTGGTATAGCATTGGGAGCATTTAGAATTGTTGATGGTGGGCATATTCACTACTATATTATTTTTGGATATATTGTTGTTATTCTTTTAACTTGGATTTCACCTAAATATATTATTCCAATAGCATATGATAGTGGAGGTGTTACAACTTCTACAGTTACCGTACCTTTAGTTGCAGCTTTAGGGATTGGTCTTGCTACAAATATTGAAGGGAGAAGTCCTTTAATTGATGGTTTTGGACTTATAGCTTTTGCTTCACTTTTTCCTATGATAACAGTTATGCTTTATGGTATTGTTACAGAAAAACTTGGAGTTAAATCAAATGCAGAGATTGAAGCAAGCAATATATTAAGGGATGCATTAATTGATGCAGAGAATATGGATTTATCAACAGTAAATATTGATGGAAGTGATAGAAGACACTCTTTACCAATGGATTTTTCTGCTGTTGTTATTCTTGTTCCTGAAGATAAAAAAATTGATGCCATTCAAGCTGCAAATAAAGCTGGAGCACCAGGTGTTACTGTTTTAAGAGCAGAAGGTATAGGGCTTGGTCAAATGGATAATTTCTATAGATCCTCTTTTGAAGCAAATAGTGTGATGTTACTATTTTTGCTTCCTCAAAGTTTAGTAAATCCAGTAATAAAATCAATTATTCACTCTTTACATATTACAACAACAGGAAAAGGTATAGCTTTTGCCTTCCCTTTAAGTCATATGAAAGGGATAAGTTTAAGTAGACACGATATTTTTGTAAATAGAAAAGATCATAAAAATCCAGAAAATGATACTGAAAAACTTATAAAAGAGGAAGAGGAAAAATTAACCTCTAAAATCGTGGAGCCTGTTTTAAATGAAGAACATTTGTAG
- a CDS encoding 2-isopropylmalate synthase codes for MDKNKIYVFDTTLRDGEQSPGCSMNTEEKIKVALQLEKLGVDIIEAGFAAASPGDFDAVSRIAEVVKKSSICSLSRAIENDIKQAGLAVEKAPLHRIHTFIATSPIHMQYKLKMTPDEVIKRAIHAVEYARTFVDDVEFSLEDAGRSEISFMKEVMDAVISAGASTINLPDTVGYRLPTELGAMVKELSDFAGNRARISVHNHNDLGLATANTLAAVLNGARQIEVTINGLGERAGNSALEEAVMAIKTRKDAFGDLYTTINTPEIYATSRLVATITGVEPQQNKAIVGKNAFAHESGIHQDGVLKHQETYEIMKPEDVGVFKDSTLILGKHSGRAAFRDKINQLGFDKVSDEQLNAAFEKFKNLADKKKDITDDDVRMLITDEELNQDKTYELIGLQISDCSNGMPMAAVTIKHNDEILRDANIGDGTMDAIFKTIDRLTGYDGQLKDYKVLSVTEGKDALAKVTTRVAFDSSSPEFVGHGLSIDTMLATAKAYLGAVNSYLSQKERLSKKTEHQV; via the coding sequence ATGGATAAAAATAAAATTTATGTATTTGATACTACTTTAAGAGATGGAGAACAATCTCCAGGATGTTCGATGAACACAGAAGAGAAGATAAAAGTTGCTTTACAATTAGAAAAATTAGGGGTTGATATTATTGAAGCAGGTTTTGCAGCAGCAAGCCCAGGGGATTTTGATGCGGTTAGTAGAATAGCAGAAGTTGTTAAGAAGTCTTCAATCTGTTCTTTAAGTAGAGCAATTGAAAATGATATCAAACAAGCAGGTCTTGCGGTTGAGAAAGCACCATTACATAGAATTCACACTTTTATTGCAACTTCACCAATACATATGCAGTATAAATTAAAAATGACTCCTGATGAAGTTATTAAAAGAGCTATACATGCGGTTGAATATGCAAGAACTTTTGTGGATGATGTAGAGTTCTCATTGGAAGATGCAGGAAGATCAGAGATCTCATTTATGAAAGAGGTTATGGATGCAGTTATAAGTGCAGGTGCATCAACAATAAACTTACCTGACACAGTTGGATATAGATTACCAACAGAGCTTGGAGCAATGGTAAAAGAGTTAAGTGATTTTGCAGGTAACAGAGCTAGAATCTCTGTACATAATCACAATGACTTAGGTTTAGCAACTGCAAATACTTTAGCTGCTGTTTTAAATGGAGCAAGACAAATAGAAGTAACTATTAATGGTTTAGGGGAGAGAGCAGGGAACTCTGCTTTAGAAGAGGCTGTAATGGCTATTAAGACTAGAAAAGATGCCTTTGGGGATTTATATACAACAATAAATACACCTGAAATATATGCAACATCAAGATTAGTTGCAACAATAACAGGAGTTGAGCCTCAACAAAATAAAGCAATTGTTGGGAAAAATGCTTTTGCACACGAAAGTGGAATCCACCAAGATGGTGTTTTAAAACATCAAGAGACTTATGAGATTATGAAACCAGAAGATGTTGGAGTATTTAAAGACTCAACATTGATTTTAGGAAAACATAGTGGAAGAGCAGCATTTAGAGATAAAATAAATCAGTTAGGGTTTGATAAAGTTAGTGATGAACAGTTAAATGCAGCATTTGAAAAATTCAAAAATTTAGCTGACAAGAAAAAAGATATAACTGATGATGATGTAAGAATGTTAATTACAGATGAAGAGTTAAATCAAGATAAAACTTATGAGTTAATTGGATTACAAATCTCTGATTGTTCAAATGGAATGCCAATGGCAGCTGTTACAATTAAACATAATGATGAGATTTTAAGAGATGCAAATATTGGTGATGGAACAATGGATGCTATATTTAAAACAATAGATAGATTAACTGGATATGATGGTCAATTAAAAGATTACAAAGTATTATCTGTAACAGAAGGGAAAGATGCTTTAGCAAAAGTAACAACAAGGGTAGCTTTTGACTCTTCTTCTCCTGAGTTTGTTGGTCATGGTTTAAGTATTGATACAATGCTTGCAACGGCAAAAGCATATTTGGGAGCAGTTAATTCTTATCTTTCTCAAAAAGAGAGATTAAGCAAAAAAACAGAACATCAAGTTTAA
- a CDS encoding thioredoxin family protein, with product MKNICSFDEMENIISEGNPLLIYFSGENCSVCKALKPKIEEQISQNFIKMELYEVKADIYKEIASKFSVFSIPTILVFFDSKEFFRKSRNISIAAFIEEIKRPYSLFVD from the coding sequence ATGAAGAACATTTGTAGTTTTGATGAAATGGAAAATATTATTAGTGAAGGGAATCCTTTGCTAATATATTTTTCAGGAGAGAACTGTTCAGTTTGTAAAGCTTTAAAACCAAAAATAGAGGAACAAATATCTCAAAATTTTATTAAAATGGAACTTTATGAAGTAAAAGCTGATATTTATAAAGAGATAGCAAGTAAATTTTCGGTATTTTCTATTCCTACTATATTGGTCTTTTTTGACTCGAAAGAGTTCTTTAGAAAAAGTAGAAATATATCAATAGCTGCTTTTATTGAAGAGATTAAAAGACCTTATTCACTTTTTGTAGATTAG
- a CDS encoding MutS-related protein → MREEVQELLDDKKSLLTVTYFTLQKMFEKKYGKNTVVLMEIGTFFEVYEVNNDDEQIGKAKEIAELLNIQLTRKNKAILDNSKENPIMAGVPAISLEKHLARIIAEQKYTVVLIRQKGVPPKVTRYLDTVISPGTNFDFVIDQDENNITSLIIDEIKGIYLVGYSAIDVTTGKCFYNEVHGTSEDKFFALDEIFNYMNMHKTNEIVITFKDKNINQKEVIDYLELKLKTFHVGTFIPKINYQNELFKNVFNIESLLTSIEHLDMERVPLSTEALAILIDFVIGHDSNIIQKLSYPVKLDVSKYIYLGNNALEQLNIIETTHNPSLIKLINNTSTAMGKRLLKERLTHPIKESKELLRRYALSKELYDYHTPIENELANIYDIERLTRRIKLNRLHPFELNYLYDSLLSIKEVVSFMENYKFITPPCSLAELQMFIDSIESTFDLSVSGKYMLKDVECNMVCDGINTKIDELNKENDKLYERLELLRTHILSFLSSSDSNYVSIQRLDKEGFFLSLTKNRYNSIKEQLLNSHLIVDDELLLFKDFSIKIQTTTVKISCSLSDTISDKYVHNLRKIIELNKLVFKEKLCEFEKKFATLLEDLVQFIAEVDLTVSNIKTAKKYNYVCPKIVKTKDDENFLELIDLRHPIIEANEEQGIYVPNDIILGELSLTNEEYKNNVIIKNSNPVNIYNNKMHGILLYGINSSGKSSLMKSIGIAVILAQAGFYVPCKSMRFAIFDSVFTRISGADNIAKGLSSFAVEMLELKNIFNRATKQSLILGDEISHSTETMSGLSIVASAILKLAKLESLFVFATHLHQLPEIEEIAKLKNIISLHLSVMYKDEEDKLIFDRKLKYGSGSSMYGLEYAKSLHMDREFLSVANEIRKRITDDYSAIERLTQRKSSKYNKDLFANTCVICGRACDDVHHIKEQARANKEGFIGHINANHKYNLIPLCKEHHKMVHEGTININGFVATSKGLELHYTMLDENNFK, encoded by the coding sequence TTGAGAGAAGAGGTTCAAGAGTTATTAGACGATAAAAAGAGTTTACTTACTGTTACATATTTTACCCTTCAAAAAATGTTTGAAAAGAAGTATGGGAAAAATACTGTAGTTCTTATGGAAATTGGTACTTTTTTTGAAGTATATGAAGTAAATAATGATGATGAGCAGATAGGAAAAGCAAAAGAGATAGCTGAACTTTTAAATATACAATTAACCAGAAAAAATAAAGCTATCTTAGATAACTCAAAAGAGAACCCAATTATGGCAGGAGTTCCTGCAATATCTCTAGAAAAACATCTTGCAAGAATAATAGCAGAGCAAAAATATACAGTTGTTCTAATTAGACAAAAGGGAGTTCCACCTAAAGTAACTAGATATCTTGATACTGTAATAAGCCCTGGTACAAACTTTGATTTTGTAATAGACCAAGATGAAAACAATATCACTTCATTGATAATTGATGAGATAAAAGGTATCTATTTAGTTGGTTACTCTGCAATTGATGTAACAACAGGGAAATGTTTTTACAACGAAGTTCATGGAACAAGCGAAGATAAGTTTTTTGCTCTTGATGAAATCTTTAACTATATGAATATGCATAAAACAAATGAGATAGTAATAACTTTTAAAGATAAAAATATAAATCAAAAAGAGGTTATTGATTATTTGGAATTGAAGTTAAAAACTTTTCATGTGGGAACTTTTATTCCAAAAATCAATTACCAAAATGAGCTGTTTAAAAATGTTTTTAATATAGAGTCTTTATTAACTTCAATTGAACATCTTGATATGGAAAGAGTTCCTTTAAGTACAGAAGCTTTAGCCATTTTAATAGATTTTGTAATAGGACATGATTCAAATATTATTCAAAAACTTTCATATCCAGTTAAACTTGATGTTAGTAAATATATCTACTTAGGAAACAACGCCTTAGAACAACTAAATATTATAGAGACAACCCATAATCCAAGTTTGATAAAACTCATAAATAACACTTCAACAGCTATGGGTAAAAGACTCTTAAAAGAGAGATTAACCCATCCAATAAAAGAGAGTAAAGAGCTTTTAAGAAGATATGCTTTGTCAAAAGAGCTTTATGATTACCATACTCCAATAGAGAATGAACTTGCAAATATTTATGATATTGAAAGATTAACAAGAAGAATAAAACTAAATAGACTTCACCCTTTTGAGTTAAACTATTTGTATGACTCGCTTCTAAGCATTAAAGAGGTAGTGAGTTTTATGGAAAACTACAAGTTTATAACTCCTCCTTGCTCTTTAGCGGAACTACAGATGTTTATTGACTCTATTGAATCAACTTTTGATTTAAGTGTATCTGGCAAATATATGCTCAAAGATGTTGAGTGCAATATGGTTTGTGATGGAATAAATACAAAAATTGATGAGTTAAATAAAGAAAATGACAAACTTTATGAGAGATTAGAACTGTTAAGAACTCATATTTTAAGTTTTCTAAGTAGTTCTGATTCAAATTATGTCTCTATTCAAAGACTTGATAAGGAAGGATTTTTCTTATCTCTTACAAAAAATAGATATAACTCAATAAAAGAACAACTTTTAAACTCGCACTTAATAGTTGATGATGAACTTCTTTTATTTAAAGATTTTAGTATAAAAATACAGACAACAACTGTTAAAATCTCTTGCTCTTTAAGTGATACAATTTCAGATAAATATGTACACAATTTACGAAAAATTATTGAGCTTAATAAACTTGTTTTTAAAGAGAAACTTTGTGAATTTGAGAAAAAATTCGCAACTCTTTTAGAGGATTTAGTTCAGTTTATTGCTGAGGTTGATTTAACTGTTTCAAATATTAAAACAGCAAAAAAATATAACTATGTTTGTCCTAAAATAGTAAAAACAAAAGATGATGAAAACTTTTTGGAGCTTATAGATTTAAGACATCCAATAATAGAAGCAAATGAAGAACAAGGTATTTATGTTCCAAATGATATTATCTTAGGTGAGCTCTCTTTAACAAATGAAGAGTACAAAAACAATGTGATTATAAAAAACTCAAATCCTGTAAATATCTATAACAATAAAATGCATGGAATTTTGCTTTATGGGATAAACTCTTCTGGAAAATCTTCATTGATGAAATCAATAGGGATTGCAGTTATCTTAGCTCAAGCAGGATTTTATGTACCTTGTAAATCAATGAGATTTGCTATTTTTGATTCGGTATTTACAAGAATTAGTGGTGCAGATAATATAGCAAAAGGACTTTCATCTTTTGCAGTTGAGATGTTGGAGTTAAAAAATATTTTTAACAGAGCAACAAAACAGTCACTAATTTTAGGTGATGAAATATCACATAGTACTGAGACTATGAGTGGTCTCTCTATTGTTGCAAGTGCAATTTTAAAATTAGCAAAACTAGAGTCTCTTTTTGTATTTGCAACTCACCTGCATCAACTGCCTGAAATAGAAGAGATAGCAAAACTAAAAAATATAATCTCATTGCATCTCTCTGTAATGTATAAAGATGAAGAGGATAAGCTAATTTTTGATAGAAAACTAAAATATGGAAGTGGCTCATCTATGTATGGTTTAGAGTATGCAAAATCACTTCATATGGATAGAGAGTTTTTATCTGTGGCAAATGAGATAAGAAAAAGAATAACTGATGATTATAGTGCCATTGAGAGACTAACCCAAAGAAAATCTTCTAAATACAATAAAGATTTATTTGCAAACACTTGTGTAATATGTGGCAGAGCTTGTGATGATGTTCATCATATAAAAGAGCAAGCACGTGCAAATAAAGAAGGTTTTATAGGACATATAAATGCAAACCATAAATATAATCTAATACCTCTTTGTAAAGAACACCATAAGATGGTACATGAAGGCACAATAAATATAAATGGTTTTGTTGCTACAAGTAAAGGTTTGGAACTACATTATACAATGTTAGATGAAAATAATTTTAAATAA
- a CDS encoding heme-binding domain-containing protein, producing MKRAFLVMLAVFIVMQFIQTEKVNKVTAKELEIKAPKQIMSILKTACYDCHSNEVKWPWYSYVAPFSWVISGHVNDGRAWVNFSEWENYTKEEKEKQLKEIYRTAFVAMPLRSYLWVHGDADLTKEQRDMIRDWTGVRK from the coding sequence ATGAAAAGAGCATTTTTAGTTATGTTGGCTGTTTTTATAGTAATGCAATTTATTCAAACAGAAAAAGTCAATAAAGTTACAGCAAAAGAGTTAGAGATAAAAGCTCCCAAACAGATAATGTCAATACTTAAAACAGCATGTTATGATTGCCACTCAAATGAGGTTAAATGGCCTTGGTACTCATATGTTGCACCTTTTTCTTGGGTAATAAGTGGACATGTAAATGATGGACGAGCTTGGGTAAATTTCTCAGAATGGGAAAACTATACAAAAGAAGAAAAAGAGAAACAATTAAAAGAGATATATAGAACTGCATTTGTTGCAATGCCATTAAGAAGTTATTTATGGGTTCATGGAGATGCAGATTTAACAAAAGAACAAAGAGATATGATTAGAGATTGGACAGGAGTGAGAAAATAG